The Corynebacterium sphenisci DSM 44792 genome includes the window CGGCCACGGGGTCCGCGGGGTGAGCCGGCCGTAGAAGAAGCGCAGGATCTCCGGCTCCTCCTCCCACTCCATGCCGCCGATGAGCCCCCGGTTGCGGTAGAGCCACTCGATCCGGTCCACCGCGTAGTTGATCTGGGAGAGGGTGAACACCCGCCGGGGCAGGGCGAGCCGGACCAGCTCCATATCCGCCAGGGGCTCCACGCCCTCGGCGTCGCGGGCCTCGCTCATCGTGCCGCGCTCCATGCCGCGCACCCCGGAGGCGAGGAAGATCGCCGCGGCCAGGGCGGCGGCCGGGTACTCGGTCTGCGGGACGTGGTCCAGGAAGGCCATCGCGTCGATATGCGCGCCGAGCCCGCCGGCCGGGGTGATCACCGGGATGCCCCGGTCGGCGAGCTCGCCGACCATGTACTCGATGAACTGGGGGCCCTGGTTGATCATGTCCTCGTCCATGGTCTCCTCCAGGCCGACGGTGATCGCCTCCATCTCGCGCACCGACATGCCGCCGTAGGTGAGGAAGCCCTCGAACAGGGGCACCAGGCCGCGCATCCGCTTGTACATCGCCTCCTCGCGCAGCAGGATGCCGCCGCCGCGGCCGAAGCCGAGCTTGCGGGCGGAGAAGTAGATCACGTCGCAGAGATCGGCGATCTCGCGGGTGATCTCCCGGATCGACATATCCCGGCAGGCGGGTTCGCGCACCTTGTTGAAGTGCAGGTTGTCCGCGAGCAGGGAGGCGTCGAGCACCAGCGGGATGCCGTGGGCGCGGCACACCCCGGCGGCCTCGCGCAGGTTGGACAGGCTGAAGGGCTGGCCGCCGATCAGGTTGGTGCCGGCCTCCATGCGCAGGTAGCTGACCCCCTCGGCGCCGCGCTCGGCGATGAGCCGGCGCAGCGCGTCGACGTCCAGGTTGCCCTTGAAGGGGTGCTCGCTGGTGACCTCCAGGCCCTCGGGCCGGATCAGCTCCGCGATCTCGCCGCCGTGCTCGACGATGTGCTGCTTGGAGGTGGTGAAGTGGTAGTTCATCGGCACCACGGTGCCGGGGCGCACCAGCACCCGGGAGATGATGTTCTCCGCCGCGCGGCCCTGGTGCGCGGGCAGGAACCAGTCCATGCCGAACAGCTCGCGGAGCTTGTCCTCCAGCCGGGTGTAGGTCGCGGAGCCGGCGTAGGCGTCGTCGGCGTCGAGCATCGCCGCCTGCTGCTCCTGGCTCATCGCGTTGACCCCGGAGTCGGTGAGCATGTCCAGGAACACGTCCCGGTTCTGCAGCAGGAAGGTGTTGTAGCCGGCCCCGGCGATCGCCTCGGCGCGGTCCTCCACGGGCAGCAGGGTGAGCTTCTGGATGATCCGGACCTTGTGCATCTCCAGCGGGTACTGCTTTTCGCCGTGGAACCTGACCTTCGACATGGGGGCCTCGTTTTTCTTCATCGCGGAAACGGACCAATCCATGATGGCAGCCGGGCGGACCTAAATCACCTGCCCGCCTCCCCGGGGGCACCCCCGTAGCGGCGGGCGGTGTACACCCGGGTGCCCCCGGCGCCGTCCGGGTAGGCCACGGTGGTCGAGGCGCCGATGATGAGCATGGTGCGCATGTCCACCACCTCGGGGTCCACCCCGGCGAGGGTGGTGACGGTGACCTCCTCCTCGGCGGCGCCGACCGCCCGGGCGACCACCACGGGGGTGTCCGGGCCGCGGTGCGCGCCGACGATGCCGAGCAGCTCCACCACCTGCCGGCGGCGGCTGCGCGAGGCCGGGTTGTACACCGCCATCGCCATGTCCGCGGCGGCGACCGCGGCGACCCGGCGGGCCACCACCGGCCAGGGCTTGAGCCGGTCGGAGAGGGAGATCATGGCGAAGTCGTGGCCCAGGGGGGCGCCGACCCGGGAGGCCACGGCCTGGGCGGCGGTCATCCCGGGCACGATCCGCACCGGCACGCCCGCCCAGCGCGGGTCCCGGGCGACCTCGAGCACCGCCGCGCCCATCGCGAACACCCCGGGGTCGCCGGAGCTGACCACCGCCACCCGGGCCCCGCCGGCGGCGAGATCCAGGGCCATCGCGGCGCGCTCGGCCTCCACCCGGTTGTCCGAGGGGTGCCGGCGCTGCCCGGGGCGCTCCGGCACCCGGTCCACGTAGGTGCCGTAGCCGACGACGTCGGTGGCCGCGGCGAGCTCCGCGGCGGCCTCCGGGGTGAGCCAGCGCGCCGGCCCCGGACCCAGGCCCACCACGACCACCTCCCCGTCGCCGGGGGCGCCGGCCGCGGCGGCGGCGCGCCGGCCGGCGACCGCCGAGGGCACCACGGCCACGGCGAAATAGGGCACCGCGGCGTCGTCCACCTCGGCCAGCGGGGCGGTCCAGCCGTCGCCCATGGTGGCCCGGGCCACCACCCGGGCCCGGTCGAGCATCCCGGCGGCGGCGAGCACCCGGCGCACCCGCCCGACGTGCCCGCCGAGCTTCATCACCACCAGGGCGTCCGCGGCCGCGGCGGCGGCGGCCAGCCGGGGCTCCCCGGCGGTGGCGGGCAGCACGGTGAGGATCTCCCCGGCCTCGGCCAGGGGTTCGCCGAGCGCGGCGGCCGCGGCCGAGGGCGAGGCCACCCCGGGCACGATCTCCTCCGCGTACTCGGCCAGCGCCCGGTGCAGGTGCTGGTAGGAGCTGTACAGCATGGGGTCGCCGAGGCTGGCCACGGCCACCGAGCGCCCGGCGGCCAGGTGCGCGCCCAGCCGGGCGGAGGCCTCGGCGTAGAAGGCGGCCATCCGCTCGGCGTAGTCCGGTCCGCCCCCGGCGGTCACCGGGTAGGTGAGCTCCTCCTCGATCGCGGGGGCCTCCCGGCCGGCCAGGGCGTCCGCGGCGATCCGGCGGGCGGTGGAGCCGCGCGGGCCGGCGTGGTAGGCCACCACGTCGGCGGTGCGCAGCAGCTCCACGGCGCGCAGGGTGAGCAGCCGCGGGTCGCCGGGGCCCAGCCCGATGCCGTAGAGCCGGCCCGGCCGCGCCCCGCTCACCGGATCTCCGCCGCGCAGGCCAGGGCGTTCACCGCGGCGACGGTGATCGCCGAACCGCCGCGCCGGCCGCGCACGGTGAGGTGCTCCACGCCCAGCCCGGGGGCGTCGGCGAGCACCGCCTCCTTGGATTCGGCGGCGCCGACGAAGCCCACCGGCAGCGCCAGCAGCGCCGCCGGCCGGGGCAGCCGGCCGGCGGCGATCCCCTCGAGCAGGTGGAACAGGGCGGTGGGCGCGTTGCCGATGGCCACCACCGCCCCGGCCAGGGCGTCGCCCCACAGCTCGATCGCGGCGGCGGTGCGGGTGGTGCCCAGCGACTCCGCGAGCCCGGGCACCCGGGGGTCGGCCAGGGCGCAGCGGACCTCGTTGCCGGCGGGCAGCCGCCGCCGGGTCACCCCGGCGGCGACCATGGCGGCGTCGGCGAGCACCGGGGCGCCGGCCTCCAGCGCGGCCCGGGCGGCGGCGACCACGCCGGGGGAGAAGACGATGTCCCCGGCCAGGTCCACGTCCCCGGCGGCGTGGATCATGCGCACCGCCACCGGCTCCTGCTCGGCGGTGAAGGCGGCGAGATCCGCCTCGGCCCGGATGATGGCGAAGGAGCGCCGGTAGATGGCGGCCCCGTCGGTCTCGTAGCGGTACCTGCTCATGCCTGGGAATCTACCGCCGGCGGCCGGCGCCCGGCGCGGTCGGTGACCTCGTACTCGCCCTCGGCGACGGCGAGGTAGTCCACGAACCCGGTCTTCGGCGCCCCGCAGCGGCGTTCGCAGCCGGAGAAGTGCACCCGGCCGGCGGGCAGCAGGTTGCCGGCGATGCCCGCCGCGGCGTCGCCGCGGGTGTCCGCCACCGCCTTGGCGCAGGCCGGCGCCCCGGTGCAGGCGCTGACCCGCAGCCAGTCGGAGGCGGCGTCGAAGACCAGCCCGGCCGGGGCCAGGGCCCGCACCGCCGCCTCGGCGATGTCCTCGTCCAGGTCGAGCAGCACCAGCGAGTAGCCGGCGGTGACCCGCACCGGGCAGTCCAGGTGGGCCAGCGCCCGGGCGATCCGGCCGGGCAGCACCCCGAAGCGCAGGCCCGCGGCCAGCGCCACCCGGCCGTCGTCCTGGGTGAGCCAGCCCACCGGCGCCGGCGGCGGCGCCGGGGCCGGGGTGGGGGCGCGGCGCTCCCGGTGCGCGGTCACCGCGGCGGCGACCTCCGCGGCCCGGCCGGATTCGGCGATCTGCCAGGCGTCGCCGCGCAGCGCCGCCCAGGCCCGGGCGGCGTCATGCAGCAGCGCCGCGGCGGATACCCGCCCGGCGCGGTGCCCGGTGGGCGCACCGGCCAGGATCAGCTCGAACTCCTCCCCGCCGAGGGCGAGCAGCCCCAGGTCGGGGGCCTCGGCGAGCACGTCGCCGCGGCCGTCGTCGATGGCGATGAGGGTGCGCCCGGGCAGCTCGGCGAGCACCGGGTCGGCGCACAGCGCCGCATCGACCTCCTCGACCAGTCCGCCGACGTCGGCGGCGCCGCCGAGCCGGCCGGTGAGCGGGGAGGACAGGATGTTGCGCATCCGGTCATGGGCGGGGTGCGGCAGCAGGCCGGCGGCGGCGACCGCCGCGGCGAAGCCGGCCGGGTCGGCGATACCCCGGATCTGCAGGTTCCCGCGGGAGGTCAGGTGCACGTCGCCGTCGCCGAAGCGTCCGGCGAGGTCGGCGAGATCGCCGAGCACCCGGGCGTGCGCCCGGCCGCCGGGCAGCCGGATCCGCCCGATCGCGCCATCGGCGGCCTGGTGCACCCGCCGGGCGCCGGGGCAGCGGTCGCCGCGGTCGCGGTGCTGGGTGGGCTGGGTCATGCCGCCATGCTACGTCGCCGTCCCGCCGGGTAGGCTCGGGTAACCAACCGAACATCCGCACCGACGCCGGTGCGCGGGGAAGACGGTGAGATTCCGCGCGGTCGCGCCACTGTGAGAGCCAGACCCCCGCGCGCCGGGCTCGCCGACGCCGCGGGGCGCATGCACCCCGGGAAAGGCCCACCCGACGTGATTCTGCTGCTGTCGACCTCCGACACCGATCTGCTCTCCGCCCGCGCCGCCGCCGAGGCGGAGGCCCACGTGGCCTACCGCTGGGCGAACCCGGCCCGGCTGCCCGCCGGGGCGCTGGCGGACCTGCTCGAGGGCGCGGACATCGCCGTGGTGCGCCTGCTCGGCGGGCGCCGCGCCTGGGAGGAGGGGGTCGCCGAACTGCTCGACTCGCCGGTGCCGGCGGTATTCGTCTCCGGGGAGCAGGCCCCGGACGCGGAGCTGACGGAGCTGTCCACGGTGCCGGCGGGGGTGGCCACCGAGGCGCACACCTACCTCGCCGAGGGCGGCCCGGACAACCTCGCCGCGCTGCACGACTTCCTCTCCGACACGCTGCTGCTCACCGGGCACGGCTTCGCCCCGCCGCGCCGGCTGCCCGCCTGGGGGGAACTGGACCGCGCCGAATGGGCCGCCGCCGAGCCCGCCGCGGACGCGCCCCGGGTGGGCATCGTCTACTACCGCGCGCAGCACCTGGCCGGCAACGTCGGCTACATCGCGGAGCTGGCCCGCGCCGTGGAGGCCCGGGGCGCCCGGGCGGTGCCGATCTTCGCCGCCTCGCTGCGCACCGCCGGGGCGGATCTGCTCGCCGAGCTGGGCCGCTGCGACGCGATCATCACCACCGTGCTCGCCGCCGGCGGCACCCGGCCGGCGGTGGCCCAGGCCGGCGGGGACGAGGACGCCTGGGACGTGCGCGAGCTCGCCGCCCTGGACCGGCCGATCCTGCAGGGCCTGGCGCTGACCGGGCCCCGGCGGGCCTGGGCGGACTCCGATGAGGGGCTCAGCCCCCTGGACGTGGCCACCCAGGTGGCGGTGCCCGAGTTCGACGGCCGGATCATCGCGGTGCCCTTCTCCTTCAAGGAGATCGACGACGACCAGCTCATCACCTACGTGCCGGATCCGGAGCGCTGCGCCCGGCTGGCCGGGATCGCGGTGCGGCACGCCCGGCTGCGGCACCTGGCCAACGCGGAGAAGCGGATCGTGGTGATGCTCTCGGCCTACCCCACCAAGCACGCCCGGATCGGCAACGCGGTGGGCCTGGACACCCCGGTGTCCACCCTGAAGGTGCTGCGCGCGCTGCACGCCGCCGGCTACGACCTCGGCGATGTCTCCGCCATCCCCGGCTGGGCGGAGGACGACGCCGAGCTCGACGGGGACGCCTTCATGCACGCGGTGATCGACGCCGGCGGCCAGGACCCGCAGTGGCTCACCGAGGAGGTGATGGCCGCCAACCCGCTGCGGCTGCCCGCCGCGGCCTACCGGCGCTTCTTCGACACCCTGCCCGCGGAGCTGCGCGAGGCGATGACCGCCCACCACGGGGCGGCGCCGGGGCAGCTCTACGTGCACCCGGACACCGGGGACATCTACATCGCGGGCCTGGCCTTCGGCAACGTGGTGGTGATGGTGCAGCCGCCGCGCGGGTTCGGGGACAACCCGGTGGGCATCTACCATGACCCGGACCTGCCGCCCACCCACCACTACCTGGCCTGCTACCACTGGCTGGCCCTGGACCGGGACCGCGGCGGCTTCGGCGCGGACGCGGTGGTGCACATGGGCAAGCACGGCAACATGGAGTGGCTGCCCGGCAAGACCGTCGGCCTGTCCGCGGCCTGCGGCCCGGACCAGGCGATCGGGGAGCTGCCCCTGGTGTACCCCTTCCTGGTCAACGACCCCGGAGAGGGCACCCAGGCCAAGCGCCGGGCGCACGCCACCCTCGTGGATCACCTGATCCCGCCGATGGCGCGGGCGGAGTCCTACGGGGACATCACCCGCCTGGAGCAGCTGCTCGACGAGCACCAGAACATCTCCGCGATGGACCCGGCGAAGCTGCCCGCGATCCGGCAGGAGATCTGGACGCTCATCACCGCCGCGCAGATGGACCGGGATCTGGGCTGGGAGTCCCGCCCGGACGAGGAGGTCTTCGACGACATGCTGATGCACGTCGACGGCTGGCTGTGCGAGATCAAGGACGTCGCGATCCGCGGCGGGCTGCACATCCTCGGCGACGCACCCACCGGGGAGCAGCTGGCGCAGACCGTGGGCACCATGCTGCGCGCCCGGCAGCTGTGGGGCGGGGAGGTCACCCTGCCGGGGCTGCGGGAGGCCCTGGGCCTGGCCGAGGACGGCTCGGAGAGCCGCACCCGGGTCGACGACGTCGACGAGCTGGCCACCTCCCTGGTGCGCCGCCTGATCGCGGGGGAGGACCCGGAGGGGATCGCCGGGGATCTGCCGGGGGGCGCGGACCGGGCGGCGGTGGCGGCGCTGCTGGGCTTCACCCGGGACGAGATCCTGCCCCGGCTGGCCGGCACCGCCGAGGAGATCCCCCGGATCCTGCACGCCCTGGACGGCGGGTTCATCCCCGCCGGGCCGGCGGGCTCCCCGCTGCGCGGGCTGGTGGGGGTGCTGCCCACCGGGCGGAACTTCTACGCCGTGGACCCCAAGGCGGTGCCCTCCCGGCTGGCCTGGGAGACCGGGCAGGCGCTGGCCGACGGGCTGGTGGAGCGCTACCGCGCCGATCACGACGGGGCCTACCCGGCCTCGGTGGGGCTGTCGGTGTGGGGCACCTCCGCGATGCGCACCTCCGGCGACGACATCGCCCAGGTGCTCGCCCTGCTGGGGGTGCGCCCGGTGTGGGACGAGGCCTCCCGCCGGGTCACCGGCCTGGAGGTGATCGACGCCGCGGAGCTGGGCCGGCCCCGGATCGACGTCACGGTGCGCATCTCCGGGTTCTTCCGGGACGCCTTCCCGCATGTCATCCACATGCTCGATGACGCGGTGCAGCTGGTCGCGGGCCTGGACGAGGCCCCGGAGGAGAACCTGGTGCGCGCCCACGTCGCCGCCGACGGGCACTCCCGCCGGATCTTCGGCTCCAAGCCGGGCACCTACGGGGCGGGGCTGCTGGAGCTCATCGACTCCGGATCCTGGCGCGATGACGCGGACCTGGCGGCGGTGTACACCACCTGGGGCGGCTACGCCTACGGCCGCGGCGTGGACGGGGTGGAGGCCGCCGAGGACATGCGGGCGGCCTACCGCCGGATCCAGGTGGCGGCGAAGAACACCGACACCCGGGAGCACGACATCGCCGACTCGGACGACTACTTCCAGTTCCACGGCGGCATGGTCGCCACCGTGCGGGCGCTCACCGGCGCCGCCCCGGAGGCCTACATCGGCGACTCCACCCGGCCGGACGCGGTGCGCACCCGCACCCTGCACGAGGAGACCCGCCGGGTGTTCCGGGCCCGGGTGGCCAACCCCCGGTGGGTGGCGGCGATGCGCAACCACGGCTACAAGGGCGCCTTCGAGATGGCCGCGACCGTGGACTACCTCTTCGGCTACGACGCCACCACCGGGGTGCTCGACGACTGGATGTACGAGACGCTCACGGACACCTACGTCGGCGATGAGGTGAACCGGGAGTTCTTCGACGCCTCGAACCCGTGGGCGCTGCACGACATCTCCGAGCGGCTGCTGGAGGCCGCCGACCGGGGGCTGTGGGAGTCCCCGGACGCGGCCCGCCTGGAGCTGCTCCGGGAGACCCTCCTGGAGACCGAGGGGGACCTGGAGGACCGGTAGCATGGCGGCCATGACACGGGTTGCGGCATTCGGCTACGTCCTCGTCGAGGCGATCGCCTTCTGGGCGGTGGGCAGGTGGCTCGGCTTCGGCTGGGCGCTGCTCGCCCTGGCGGGGCTGTTCGCCCTCGGCGTGCTCTTCGCCGCCGCGCAGCTGCGCGCGATCACCGCCCGCGCCCTGGCCGGCGGCCGGGCCGGGGAGGGCCCGGGCACCATCATGGCGGACACCGCCCTGGTGATCCTGGGCTGCCTGCTGGTGGCCCTGCCCGGGTTCGTCAGCACCCTCGCCGGGCTGATCGCGATCGCCCCGCCGACCCGGGCGCTGATCCGCCGGGGCCTGGGCGCGGCGGCGCTGGCCTGGGTGCAGCGCACCGCCGGGCAGTCGCTGACCATCGTGGAGCACTACGGGGTGCGCCGGCCGGGCGCGGAGACCATCGACATGCCCGACGGGGTGGAGATCCCGGACCCGGATGATTTCCGGGATCCCCCGGGCCCGGACCGCGGGTGAGCCGCCCCGGGCCGCGGGCGGCCGCGGCGCTGCGGCTGGCCGCGGGCGCGGCCTCCGGGGCGGCGCTGGCCGCCTCCTTCGCCCCGATCGGGTTCACCCCGGGCGGGCCGGCGGCGGTGGCCCTGCTCATCGCGGCGCTCACCGGCCGACCCTCCTGGCCGCTGACCCTGACCGTCGGCTTCGCCCATGGCGCGGCGGCGGCGCTGGTCGCCCTGGGCTGGATCGGCTCCTTCGTCGGCGCCGGGCCGTGGCTGGCGCTGTGCGCGCTGCTGGGGCTCATCCAGATGGCCACCGCCGCCGGGATCCGGGTGATCCGGGGCGGCCGGCTGCCCGGGGCGGTCTCCGCCGCCGGCGCCGCGGCCTGGGTGATCGCGGTGGAGGCGCTGCTGGGCCGGTGGCCCTTCGGCGGCTTCCCCTGGCTGCGGCTGGCCTTCGGCCAGGTCGACGGCCCGCTGGCGCAGCTCGCCGCGATCGGCGGGGCCCCGCTGGTGGGCCTGGCCGCCGCGCTCATCGGCGCCGGGGTGGCCGAGGCCGCCCGGCCGGGGGCGGCCGCGCGGCACCGGATGGCCGGGGCGGGGCTGGCCGCGGCCGCGTTGGCCGCGGGGCTCGCCGCGCCCCATGACGCCGGCGGGCCGGGGGAGCCGGTGCGGGTGGCGGCGGTGCAGGGCAACGTGCCCCGGCTGGGCCTGGAGTTCAACGCGCAGCGCCGGGCGGTGCTGGAGAACCACGTCGCCGCCACCCGGGAGCTCGCCGAGGCGGTGGCCGCCGGCCGGGAGCCGCGCCCGGATCTGGTGATCTGGCCGGAGAACTCCGCCGACGTCAGCCCGCTGACCGATCCGGCGGCGGCCCGGCTGGTGGCCTCGGCGCAGGCCGCGATCGGGGCGCCGATCCTGGTGGGCACCTTCAGCTACGACGGGGCGCCGCGCAACGCCATGATCGTCTGGGACGACGACGGGGCGGGGGAGCGGCACGAGAAGAAGCGGCTGCAGCCCTTCGGCGAGTGGATGCCCTACCGGGGGCTGCTGCGCCACGTCACCGACCTGGTGGACCTGGCCGGGGATCTCGCCCCCGGCTCCGGGGACGGGGTGGTGCACGCCCGGGGCATCGCCCTGGGCGTGGCGACCTGCTACGAGGTGGTCTTCGACCAGGCCTTCCGGGAGTCCGCGGCCGCCGGGGCGCGGCTGCTGGCCACGCCCACGAACAACGCCACCTTCGGCTTCACCGGGATGACCTACCAGCAGCTGGCGATGAGCCGGCTGCGCGCCATCGAGCACCGCCGGGCGGTAGTGGTCGCCGCCACCTCCGGGGTGAGCGCGATCATCGACCCGGACGGGGCGGTGCTCGCCGAGACCGGGATCTTCGAGCGGGCGGTTTTGACCTCGACGCTGCCCTTGCGCGATGATCCGACCATGGCCTCCCGGCACGGGGCCGCCATCGAGGCGTGCATCGCCGCCCTGGCCCTCCTGGCCGCGGCGGCCGCCGTATCCCCAGCACGAAGGAGTCAGGGTGTCGCAGCCCAGCAGCCGGACGCTCGTCATCATCCCGACGTTCAATGAGCGGGAGAACCTGCCCCTGGTCATCGGCCGGCTGCGGCGGGCCCGGCCGGAGGCGGAGGTGCTCGTCGTCGACGACAGCTCCCCGGACGGCACCGGGGAGCTCGCCGAGGAGCTCGCCGCCGCGGACAATAATGTGCATGTAATTCACCGCAGTGTGAAGGACGGCCTGTGGGGCGCCTACCGCACCGGCTTCCGCTGGGGCCTGGAGCGCGATTACGCGGTGCTCTGCGAGATGGACGCCGATGGCTCGCACGCCCCGGAGCAGCTGCACCGGCTGCTCGACGCCGTGGACGCCGGCGCCGATCTGGCGATCGGCTCGCGCTACGTGCCGGGCGGGTCCACGGTGAACTGGCCGGCCAGCCGGCAGCTGCTCTCGCGGGGCGGCAACCTGTACATCTCGCTGGCCCTCGGCGCCGGGATCCGGGACATCACCGCCGGCTACCGGGCCTTCCGCCGGGAGGTGCTGGAGGCGCTCGACCTGGACGCGATCGGCGGGGCGGCGTACCTGTTCCAGACCGAGGTGGGCTTCCGGGTCAAGGAGGCGGGCTTCACCGTGGTGGAGGTGCCGATCACCTTCACCGAGCGCGAGCTCGGCGAGTCGAAGATGGACTCCAGCTTCGTGGCGGCCTCTCTGGCGGAGGTCACCAAATGGGGGATCCGGCACCGCGCGGGCCAGCTGCGGGAGCTGGCCGGGCGGCTGCGCCGCCGGCTCGGCCGCTGAGCGGCACGGCACGGGCCCCGGCCCCGGCGCGGTGGACGCGCCGGGGCCGGGGCCCGTACCGGAAAATGAGGGGGATGCGCGGGGGAGCGGCTACTTCTTCGCCTGCTCCGCGGCCTCGGCCTCCTGCTGCTGCTTGAGCAGCCGGGCGGCGTTGCGGCGGCGCTTGCGCAGCAGGTCGATCCGCTCGTCGAGGAGCACGTCGAGCTCCTCGATGCTGCGCCGCTCGCGGAGCATGTCCCAGTGCGTGCGCGGGGGCTTCACCGGCTTGGCCTCGGTGCCCTCGCCCTCGATCAGCTTGCCGACCTGGCCGTTCTTGCACAGCCACTCGCCGGGGATCTCCGCGTCCTCCGCGAAGGGGACCTCGTAGACGTCGCCGTCGTCGGTCTGGTACTTCACCATCCGACGGGGCGCGAGGTCGTGATCGCGATCCGTCTCATAGGACACGGCGCCCATGCGGCTGCCGCGCAGAACTCGATCCGCCATATGCTGCTTCCTCCCGTTGCTCCCGCAGTCGCCCGGGCGGGGCGCCCGCGGCGTCGACCCGCCATTATATCCCGGTTCGCGCGGGAACCGCCAGGGGGATAGGC containing:
- a CDS encoding RNA polymerase-binding protein RbpA translates to MADRVLRGSRMGAVSYETDRDHDLAPRRMVKYQTDDGDVYEVPFAEDAEIPGEWLCKNGQVGKLIEGEGTEAKPVKPPRTHWDMLRERRSIEELDVLLDERIDLLRKRRRNAARLLKQQQEAEAAEQAKK
- a CDS encoding precorrin-8X methylmutase → MSRYRYETDGAAIYRRSFAIIRAEADLAAFTAEQEPVAVRMIHAAGDVDLAGDIVFSPGVVAAARAALEAGAPVLADAAMVAAGVTRRRLPAGNEVRCALADPRVPGLAESLGTTRTAAAIELWGDALAGAVVAIGNAPTALFHLLEGIAAGRLPRPAALLALPVGFVGAAESKEAVLADAPGLGVEHLTVRGRRGGSAITVAAVNALACAAEIR
- the lnt gene encoding apolipoprotein N-acyltransferase; the encoded protein is MSRPGPRAAAALRLAAGAASGAALAASFAPIGFTPGGPAAVALLIAALTGRPSWPLTLTVGFAHGAAAALVALGWIGSFVGAGPWLALCALLGLIQMATAAGIRVIRGGRLPGAVSAAGAAAWVIAVEALLGRWPFGGFPWLRLAFGQVDGPLAQLAAIGGAPLVGLAAALIGAGVAEAARPGAAARHRMAGAGLAAAALAAGLAAPHDAGGPGEPVRVAAVQGNVPRLGLEFNAQRRAVLENHVAATRELAEAVAAGREPRPDLVIWPENSADVSPLTDPAAARLVASAQAAIGAPILVGTFSYDGAPRNAMIVWDDDGAGERHEKKRLQPFGEWMPYRGLLRHVTDLVDLAGDLAPGSGDGVVHARGIALGVATCYEVVFDQAFRESAAAGARLLATPTNNATFGFTGMTYQQLAMSRLRAIEHRRAVVVAATSGVSAIIDPDGAVLAETGIFERAVLTSTLPLRDDPTMASRHGAAIEACIAALALLAAAAAVSPARRSQGVAAQQPDARHHPDVQ
- a CDS encoding FxsA family protein, translating into MTRVAAFGYVLVEAIAFWAVGRWLGFGWALLALAGLFALGVLFAAAQLRAITARALAGGRAGEGPGTIMADTALVILGCLLVALPGFVSTLAGLIAIAPPTRALIRRGLGAAALAWVQRTAGQSLTIVEHYGVRRPGAETIDMPDGVEIPDPDDFRDPPGPDRG
- the cobJ gene encoding precorrin-3B C(17)-methyltransferase, whose product is MSGARPGRLYGIGLGPGDPRLLTLRAVELLRTADVVAYHAGPRGSTARRIAADALAGREAPAIEEELTYPVTAGGGPDYAERMAAFYAEASARLGAHLAAGRSVAVASLGDPMLYSSYQHLHRALAEYAEEIVPGVASPSAAAAALGEPLAEAGEILTVLPATAGEPRLAAAAAAADALVVMKLGGHVGRVRRVLAAAGMLDRARVVARATMGDGWTAPLAEVDDAAVPYFAVAVVPSAVAGRRAAAAAGAPGDGEVVVVGLGPGPARWLTPEAAAELAAATDVVGYGTYVDRVPERPGQRRHPSDNRVEAERAAMALDLAAGGARVAVVSSGDPGVFAMGAAVLEVARDPRWAGVPVRIVPGMTAAQAVASRVGAPLGHDFAMISLSDRLKPWPVVARRVAAVAAADMAMAVYNPASRSRRRQVVELLGIVGAHRGPDTPVVVARAVGAAEEEVTVTTLAGVDPEVVDMRTMLIIGASTTVAYPDGAGGTRVYTARRYGGAPGEAGR
- a CDS encoding polyprenol monophosphomannose synthase → MSQPSSRTLVIIPTFNERENLPLVIGRLRRARPEAEVLVVDDSSPDGTGELAEELAAADNNVHVIHRSVKDGLWGAYRTGFRWGLERDYAVLCEMDADGSHAPEQLHRLLDAVDAGADLAIGSRYVPGGSTVNWPASRQLLSRGGNLYISLALGAGIRDITAGYRAFRREVLEALDLDAIGGAAYLFQTEVGFRVKEAGFTVVEVPITFTERELGESKMDSSFVAASLAEVTKWGIRHRAGQLRELAGRLRRRLGR
- the cobN gene encoding cobaltochelatase subunit CobN, producing the protein MILLLSTSDTDLLSARAAAEAEAHVAYRWANPARLPAGALADLLEGADIAVVRLLGGRRAWEEGVAELLDSPVPAVFVSGEQAPDAELTELSTVPAGVATEAHTYLAEGGPDNLAALHDFLSDTLLLTGHGFAPPRRLPAWGELDRAEWAAAEPAADAPRVGIVYYRAQHLAGNVGYIAELARAVEARGARAVPIFAASLRTAGADLLAELGRCDAIITTVLAAGGTRPAVAQAGGDEDAWDVRELAALDRPILQGLALTGPRRAWADSDEGLSPLDVATQVAVPEFDGRIIAVPFSFKEIDDDQLITYVPDPERCARLAGIAVRHARLRHLANAEKRIVVMLSAYPTKHARIGNAVGLDTPVSTLKVLRALHAAGYDLGDVSAIPGWAEDDAELDGDAFMHAVIDAGGQDPQWLTEEVMAANPLRLPAAAYRRFFDTLPAELREAMTAHHGAAPGQLYVHPDTGDIYIAGLAFGNVVVMVQPPRGFGDNPVGIYHDPDLPPTHHYLACYHWLALDRDRGGFGADAVVHMGKHGNMEWLPGKTVGLSAACGPDQAIGELPLVYPFLVNDPGEGTQAKRRAHATLVDHLIPPMARAESYGDITRLEQLLDEHQNISAMDPAKLPAIRQEIWTLITAAQMDRDLGWESRPDEEVFDDMLMHVDGWLCEIKDVAIRGGLHILGDAPTGEQLAQTVGTMLRARQLWGGEVTLPGLREALGLAEDGSESRTRVDDVDELATSLVRRLIAGEDPEGIAGDLPGGADRAAVAALLGFTRDEILPRLAGTAEEIPRILHALDGGFIPAGPAGSPLRGLVGVLPTGRNFYAVDPKAVPSRLAWETGQALADGLVERYRADHDGAYPASVGLSVWGTSAMRTSGDDIAQVLALLGVRPVWDEASRRVTGLEVIDAAELGRPRIDVTVRISGFFRDAFPHVIHMLDDAVQLVAGLDEAPEENLVRAHVAADGHSRRIFGSKPGTYGAGLLELIDSGSWRDDADLAAVYTTWGGYAYGRGVDGVEAAEDMRAAYRRIQVAAKNTDTREHDIADSDDYFQFHGGMVATVRALTGAAPEAYIGDSTRPDAVRTRTLHEETRRVFRARVANPRWVAAMRNHGYKGAFEMAATVDYLFGYDATTGVLDDWMYETLTDTYVGDEVNREFFDASNPWALHDISERLLEAADRGLWESPDAARLELLRETLLETEGDLEDR
- a CDS encoding tryptophanase, translating into MSKVRFHGEKQYPLEMHKVRIIQKLTLLPVEDRAEAIAGAGYNTFLLQNRDVFLDMLTDSGVNAMSQEQQAAMLDADDAYAGSATYTRLEDKLRELFGMDWFLPAHQGRAAENIISRVLVRPGTVVPMNYHFTTSKQHIVEHGGEIAELIRPEGLEVTSEHPFKGNLDVDALRRLIAERGAEGVSYLRMEAGTNLIGGQPFSLSNLREAAGVCRAHGIPLVLDASLLADNLHFNKVREPACRDMSIREITREIADLCDVIYFSARKLGFGRGGGILLREEAMYKRMRGLVPLFEGFLTYGGMSVREMEAITVGLEETMDEDMINQGPQFIEYMVGELADRGIPVITPAGGLGAHIDAMAFLDHVPQTEYPAAALAAAIFLASGVRGMERGTMSEARDAEGVEPLADMELVRLALPRRVFTLSQINYAVDRIEWLYRNRGLIGGMEWEEEPEILRFFYGRLTPRTPWPAALVAKFREDFGDSL